One genomic region from Shewanella aestuarii encodes:
- the cspE gene encoding transcription antiterminator/RNA stability regulator CspE — protein MMSKTTGVVKWFNEDKGFGFITQDNGGADVFVHFRSIASEGFKTLAEGQKVSFEVEQGQKGPQAANVVAV, from the coding sequence ATCATGTCTAAAACAACTGGCGTAGTAAAATGGTTTAACGAAGACAAAGGTTTTGGCTTCATTACTCAAGACAATGGCGGCGCTGACGTATTTGTACATTTCCGTTCAATCGCTTCAGAAGGTTTCAAAACTTTAGCTGAAGGCCAAAAAGTTTCTTTCGAAGTAGAACAAGGCCAAAAAGGCCCACAAGCAGCTAACGTAGTTGCTGTCTAA
- a CDS encoding helicase HerA-like domain-containing protein — MNNLVIGKGDTQVELLLRYGNRHGLIAGATGTGKTVSLMMLAENFSRLGVPVFVTDIKGDISGLAAAGTASEKLLARADKIGITDFSPQANPCIFWDLFGQQGHPIRTTVSEMGPTLLSKMLGLNATQSSILDIVFTLADSRGLLLLDLDDLKALLTLVAEERKIISAQYGLISAQSLAAIQRSLINLNRDGGDIFFGEPALELKDIMLTDAQGRGIMSILSADKLVLSPNLYASFMLWLLSELYENLPEVGDGAKPKLALFIDEAHLLFDDSPDHLLKRIEQIMRLIRSKEVGVYFCSQFPDDIPDAILGQLGNRIQHALRTFTPRDQKKVRAAAQTFVPNPKLDLNQVISSLAVGEALVSTLQDKGIPSMVEQTLIAPPRCRMGPLTLNERDNCRAQSPIGNHYDQLINRESAYERLNQINQAEAEAQSTASSAHSSDDDEQGNWFSEWLFGTKRRQGLVQTFSKQAARTVGNKLGKQIVRGILGSIMGKGGK, encoded by the coding sequence ATGAACAATCTAGTCATAGGCAAAGGCGATACACAAGTTGAGTTACTGCTGCGCTATGGTAATCGACACGGGTTAATTGCAGGGGCAACAGGAACCGGGAAAACCGTGTCGCTAATGATGCTAGCAGAAAACTTTTCTCGCCTAGGTGTTCCGGTTTTTGTCACCGATATTAAAGGGGATATTTCCGGTTTAGCCGCTGCGGGTACTGCTTCTGAAAAACTATTAGCTCGCGCTGACAAAATTGGCATTACTGATTTTAGCCCTCAAGCCAATCCGTGCATTTTTTGGGATTTATTTGGACAACAAGGTCATCCTATTCGAACGACAGTAAGCGAAATGGGGCCAACTTTATTAAGCAAAATGTTAGGGTTAAATGCCACTCAAAGTAGTATTTTAGATATCGTTTTTACCTTAGCGGACAGTCGTGGATTATTGTTACTGGATTTGGACGATCTAAAAGCCTTGCTCACCTTGGTAGCTGAAGAACGCAAAATAATCAGTGCTCAGTATGGTTTAATTAGCGCACAATCACTGGCTGCTATTCAAAGATCACTGATCAACCTAAATCGTGATGGTGGTGATATTTTCTTTGGTGAACCAGCACTTGAACTGAAAGATATTATGCTAACCGATGCTCAAGGCCGAGGTATAATGAGCATTTTAAGTGCCGATAAACTGGTGCTTTCGCCAAATCTGTACGCGAGCTTTATGCTTTGGCTTTTATCAGAGCTCTATGAAAATCTACCAGAAGTTGGCGATGGGGCTAAACCTAAATTGGCATTGTTTATCGATGAAGCACATCTTTTGTTTGATGACAGTCCTGATCATTTACTCAAACGTATCGAGCAAATTATGCGCCTCATTCGCTCAAAAGAGGTTGGCGTTTATTTTTGCTCACAATTTCCAGACGACATCCCCGATGCCATCTTAGGACAACTGGGTAACCGCATTCAACACGCATTACGCACCTTCACCCCAAGAGATCAAAAGAAGGTCCGCGCAGCCGCACAAACTTTTGTCCCGAACCCTAAACTTGATCTCAACCAAGTCATTTCTAGTTTAGCGGTCGGTGAGGCATTGGTATCTACCCTGCAAGATAAAGGGATCCCCAGTATGGTTGAGCAAACCCTTATCGCCCCTCCTCGGTGCCGCATGGGACCATTAACGCTAAATGAGCGTGATAACTGTCGAGCACAAAGCCCTATTGGGAACCATTATGATCAACTCATCAACCGTGAATCAGCCTATGAACGCTTAAATCAAATCAACCAAGCGGAAGCGGAAGCACAATCAACAGCATCATCAGCTCACTCTTCCGATGATGACGAGCAAGGTAATTGGTTTAGCGAATGGTTATTTGGCACCAAACGCCGCCAAGGGTTAGTGCAAACCTTTTCCAAACAAGCCGCACGGACTGTTGGTAACAAGCTTGGCAAGCAAATTGTCAGAGGAATATTGGGCAGTATCATGGGGAAAGGCGGTAAATAA